ggctacatccatcttttatgtacagacAGTAGGGTTACCAGGGTGACGAGTTCCACCCCATCTAATGTCAGATTGTTTCCTTTAAGAGAAATGTCAGTAGAAAAGAAAGGCCAAAAATAGCAAATACACATTAATCACTTATTGTTGTTAAATGTCACAAACTAAATGTGAGAAAATAATAACATAACATTTAGCTACAtggaaatgtaatttttaagGAGCCGTGCTGgctatttcacacttttcagcTCTTCTTGGTATCATTCACTGTACATCTCTACATACCCACAGGACCGATAAAAGTACCCATATACATTATTTATACCAACTCAGAAAATATACGGGAGTATAATGTTTGTACTTTGTCTCACTCTCACAGTTGGAGGAATAGCACTTTAAGTATTCATTATAGCTCTTGTGCGTCAGTGTGGTGGTTACCAACATGACCAAAAATAAATCTCACTAAACTTTATTCTCTATCAAACAAATTTACTTGGATGCTTGAAGGCTGCCAAGGAAGATATTGTCTTTTAGCCCCTCACTGCTTCTATgtctataaataaaaacaagctgTATTCCattctttaatatttaaaactttCCCTGTGATAAAGAATAAATTCACTAATAGCACAGGCAACTGAGGGACACATAGAAAAAAATGCAGCTTGGTAAACAAAAATAGCCTTTGTTTCCAGTGTCTTATAGTTTATTACCATCAGGAAATATAACATGTACTGTTCTACAAATAAGCATGCAATATATTGATTGTTGTAGctcaaatgatgaaaaaaaatgtatctttaCACTCAGCAGACATGGAAATATGTCCTTGTTGGGTTATTCAGTTATTAAAAAGAACTTTGCTCAATGTTCAATACTTAGATATACTTAAATGGCATGGAATTTGTAATTTCATGGAATTTATAAAATGTgcacttatacacacacacacacacacacacacacacacacacacacacacacacacacacacacacacacacacacacatatatatacacagtaaAAATGGTATTTGGTATTTTAAAATTGGTGTCAACACTTATTTGATTTTGTTCAGAACTTATACAAGTAATACCAAGATAAGCATTTTGGATGGGCCAGTTAGGGCAGCAGCAGCTATTATTCACATGTTTTCAGTGTAATATAGTGTATACAGATGAGACAATATTCTACAATGCACAGTTAATACCCACAGTATGAACAGCACAACGATCACATTCTCATAATGCAGAAATACTGTAGGTATTTGGAATATATATGGAACTGCCTAATGGCCCAGTAGTCAGTTCAGTGGTTCCGTGCGGTTCGTGAAGCTTGGACAGTTTCCATAATCTGAGCACAAGATTTGATGTCCAAATCTCAACAGTCTACTACAGAGACCCAAATGTCAGTAATATTTAGTTTGACAATTTTTCTCTTCACCTTAGGTGAATGCATTCAATTTCCTCTGTTACTGGCAAGGAGGAAGTTCTCACATCCATCTCCTCGACAGTCTTACTAGGGGTATAAGTTGACTTCCAGCGCAACAGTACAATCTTCTTCAGGTACTTAACTGTGTTGTTCTTGACACTAACAAAACAGAAGGTATTTATCATGCTATTGCTCATGGCAATACACTCAATAATGTAAAAAGCCACCAGTGAGTTCTTCTGGCGGGAGATAAGTGTCGGGTGGAAGTCTCTCAGAATGGTGAATCCATAATACGGTGCCCAGCACAGGATGTATGCGGTCAAGATTCCGATCAGGACCATCACTGTCTTACGGCGACAGCGCAGCCTCTTCCGTATTTGCTCTGTCTGAAAACCTGGGACATTTTTGAACCACAGCTCGCGGGAAATTCGGGCATAACACATTGCCATGGCAATCACAGGGCCAACAAATTCCACAGCaaagacaaacaggaaatatgACTGGTAGTACACTTGCTGGTCCACAGGCCATATTTGGGCACAAAAGACTTTGTGAGTGTTTGAGGTTGCGCCTCCATGAGGGTACATGGTCTCAGACGCAAAATAGGCAGAGGGAATTGATATCAGAATGGGAACAATCCAGACTCCTGTTATCAGACAGTAGGCAGTTTGGTACTTCATACGAGGCCTCAGAGGATGGACTATGGCCATATACctggaagaaaaacaagacaacTGTTATGCAATATTAAACAGCATATTTAGCAATCTGAGTGTTATGGAAGTGCCATAGTTACAAAAAATTATATCTAAAattatatgaaaatataaaattatattggCAGAAGTCATTTTAGTATGGAAACATAGATAAAAGAAATATGTATGTCCATATGTAAAG
The Pelmatolapia mariae isolate MD_Pm_ZW linkage group LG13, Pm_UMD_F_2, whole genome shotgun sequence DNA segment above includes these coding regions:
- the prokr1b gene encoding prokineticin receptor 1b; translation: MGESNISLVVGTSREMHENVREGKLDHYMDNYDMDYGIPPDEIPDTTQGQAFFVATIVIGVVLVCIMLVCGLGNFIFIATLTRYKKLRNLTNLLIANLAISDFIVAVVCCPFLVDYYVVKQLSWDHGLVLCASVNYLRTVSLYVSTNALLAIAVDRYMAIVHPLRPRMKYQTAYCLITGVWIVPILISIPSAYFASETMYPHGGATSNTHKVFCAQIWPVDQQVYYQSYFLFVFAVEFVGPVIAMAMCYARISRELWFKNVPGFQTEQIRKRLRCRRKTVMVLIGILTAYILCWAPYYGFTILRDFHPTLISRQKNSLVAFYIIECIAMSNSMINTFCFVSVKNNTVKYLKKIVLLRWKSTYTPSKTVEEMDVRTSSLPVTEEIECIHLR